From a single Solanum dulcamara chromosome 4, daSolDulc1.2, whole genome shotgun sequence genomic region:
- the LOC129884843 gene encoding VQ motif-containing protein 25-like, which yields MKQITTSATTSLSCGKHNYKMHRDSHTISKLKPKIRIIHIIAPEIIKTDVENFRELVQRLTGKNAEREVKGKKAKKERKKLIESSPQQQQDQDMMMMNMLLQDDNTKNYRILKEEESSSHEEEGIYGSIENSSNGFLSGFGSMEGFIQDLGDQYPLFPNFKPNQITNMFGEMPLC from the coding sequence ATGAAGCAAATAACCACAAGTGCAACCACTAGCCTAAGTTGTGGTAAGCACAATTATAAGATGCATAGAGATTCACATACAATATCCAAATTGAAGCCGAAAATAcgaataattcatataatagcaccagaaatcatcaaaacagatgTAGAGAATTTTCGCGAACTTGTACAAAGGCTAACGGGGAAGAATGCTGAACGTGAAGTCAAAGGGAAAAAGGcgaaaaaagagaggaagaagcTGATAGAATCATCacctcaacaacaacaagatcAAGACATGATGATGATGAACATGTTGCTTCAAGATGATAATACTAAAAATTATAGGATATTGAAAGAGGAAGAAAGTAGTAGTCATGAAGAAGAAGGTATATATGGAAGTATtgaaaattcatcaaatggatttTTGAGTGGTTTTGGATCAATGGAGGGATTTATTCAAGACTTGGGTGATCAATATCCTCTATTTCCTAATTTCAAGCCTAATCAAATTACTAATATGTTTGGTGAGATGCCCCTTTGCTAA
- the LOC129886894 gene encoding GTP 3',8-cyclase, mitochondrial, with amino-acid sequence MLTLSTSQEARKGKILLAVTQNLHTTQRRNRGVSLALPPTAALPTNLFTLFFSFYIIQNSTEEEDFGLLLILQMRPSIFRFFHSHLRHNSLTSASFSSRASLLSASSRGQNITTSHLNGSSSKMYSTSCETLSEDPSKDRAISDMLIDSFGRMHTYLRISLTERCNLRCHYCMPAEGVELTPSPELLSQDEIVRLASLFVSSGVNKIRLTGGEPTIRKDIEELCLQLSNLKGLKTLAMTTNGITLGKKLPKLKDSGLNLVNISLDTLVPAKFEFMTRRKGHGRVMESIDAAIKLGYNPVKVNCVVMRGFNDDEICDFVELTRERPINVRFIEFMPFDGNVWNVKKLVPYAEMLDKVVEKFTGLQRIQDHPTETAKNFRIDGHQGCVSFITSMTEHFCSGCNRLRLLADGNFKVCLFGPSEVSLRDPIRLGEDDDKLREIIGAAVKRKKASHAGMFDLAKTPNRPMIHIGG; translated from the exons ATGTTGACCTTGAGCACATCTCAAGAGGCACGCAAGGGAAAGATCCTCTTGGCGGTGACGCAAAATTTACATACAACACAGAGAAGGAATAGAGGCGTCTCACTGGCCTTGCCCCCAACAGCTGCACTACCTACTAATCTTTttactcttttcttttctttctataTAATCCAAAATTCAACCGAAGAAGAGGATTTTGGGCTTCTTCTGATCTTGCAAATGCGGCCTTCTATCTTTAGATTCTTCCACTCTCATCTCCGTCACAACTCTTTAACCTCT GCTAGCTTTTCATCTAGAGCATCATTACTATCTGCAAGCAGCAGGGGTCAAAATATAACTACCAGTCATCTCAATGGGTCCTCGTCAAAGATGTATTCAACTTCATGTGAGACACTGTCCGAAGATCCATCCAAAGATAGAGCTATTTCTGACATGTTGATCGATTCATTTGGAAGGATGCACACATATTTGCGAATATCATTGACTGAACGTTGTAATTTACGGTGCCACTATTGTATGCCAGCTGAGGGTGTAGAACTCACTCCTAGTCCTGAACTTCTATCTCAGGATGAGATTGTTCGCTTGGCAAGTTTGTTTGTTAGCTCTGGAGTGAATAAAATCCGTTTGACTGGTGGGGAACCAACTATTAGGAAAGATATTGAAGAACTTTGCTTACAACTATCAAACTTGAAGGGGCTTAAAACCCTGGCGATGACAACAAATGGGATTACTCTGGGAAAAAAACTTCCAAAGCTGAAAGACTCTGGACTTAATTTGGTGAACATAAGCTTAGACACATTGGTTCCAGcaaaatttgagtttatgaCCAGGCGCAAAGGGCATGGAAGAGTAATGGAGTCAATTGATGCTGCAATAAAGCTTGGTTATAATCCTGTCAAA GTAAATTGTGTTGTAATGCGTGGATTCAATGATGATGAAATTTGTGATTTCGTTGAGTTGACACGCGAAAGGCCAATCAATGTCCGGTTTATTGAGTTTATGCCGTTTGATGGGAATGTCTGGAATGTCAAGAAGCTAGTACCTTATGCTGAAATGTTGGACAAAGTG GTTGAAAAATTTACAGGGCTTCAGAGAATTCAAGATCATCCCACAGAGACAGCTAAGAATTTCAGGATAGATGGGCATCAAGGCTGTGTTTCATTTATTACATCAATGACTGAGCATTTCTGTTCTGGTTGTAACAGACTGCGACTTTTAGCTGATGGAAACTTTAAAGTTTGTCTTTTCGGTCCCTCAGAG GTGAGCTTGAGGGATCCTATTCGTCTTGGTGAGGATGATGATAAACTCAGGGAAATCATTGGGGCAGCG GTCAAAAGGAAGAAAGCTTCTCATGCTGGGATGTTTGATCTCGCCAAAACTCCAAATAGACCGATGATACATATTGGTGGATAA
- the LOC129886896 gene encoding citrate synthase, mitochondrial encodes MVFYRSVSLLSKLRSRAVQQSSLSNSVRWLQVQTSSGLDLRSELQELIPEQQDRLKKIKSEYGKVQLGNITVDMVLGGMRGMTGLLWETSLLDPDEGIRFRGLSIPECQKVLPTAKPGGEPLPEGLLWLLLTGKVPSKEQVNSLSQELQSRATIPDHVYKTIDALPVTAHPMTQFTTGVMALQVQSEFQKAYEKGIHKSKFWEPTYEDSMSLIAQVPLVAAYVYRRMYKNGATIAKDESLDYGANFAHMLGFSSAEMHELMRLYVTIHSDHEGGNVSAHTGHLVSSALSDPYLSFAAALNGLAGPLHGLANQEVLLWIKSVVEECGENISKEQLKDYVWKTLNSGKVVPGFGHGVLRKTDPRYTCQREFAMKHLPEDPLFQLVSKLYEVVPPVLTELGKVKNPWPNVDAHSGVLLNYYGLTEARYYTVLFGVSRALGICSQLIWDRALGLPLERPKSVTMEWLENHCKKA; translated from the exons ATGGTGTTCTACCGTAGCGTTTCGTTGCTGTCAAAGCTGCGCTCTCGAGCG GTCCAACAGTCAAGTCTTAGCAATTCTGTGCGCTGGCTTCAAGTTCAAACCTCTTCCGGTCTT GATCTGCGTTCTGAGCTGCAAGAATTGATTCCTGAACAACAG gATCGCCTGAAAAAGATCAAGTCAGAATATGGAAAGGTTCAATTGGGGAACATCACAGTTGATATG GTTCTTGGTGGAATGAGAGGAATGACAGGATTATTGTGGGAAACTTCATTACTTGACCCTGATGAG GGAATTCGCTTCCGGGGGTTGTCTATACCTGAATGCCAAAAGGTATTACCTACAGCAAAGCCTGGGGGTGAGCCCTTGCCTGAAGGTCTTCTCTGGCTTCTTTTAACAGGAAAG GTGCCATCAAAAGAGCAAGTGAATTCATTGTCTCAGGAATTGCAGAGTCGGGCTACTATCCCTG ATCATGTATACAAAACTATTGATGCCTTACCAGTCACAGCTCATCCAATGACCCAGTTTACTACTGGAGTCATGGCTCTTCAG GTTCAAAGTGAATTTCAAAAGGCATATGAGAAAGGGATTCACAAATCAAA GTTTTGGGAACCGACATATGAGGATTCCATGAGTCTGATTGCTCAAGTTCCACTTGTTGCTGCTTATGTTTATCGCAG GATGTACAAGAATGGCGCCACTATAGCTAAGGATGAATCCCTGGATTATGGTGCAAATTTTGCTCACATGCTTGGTTTCAGTAGCGCTGAAATGCATGAACTTATGAGGCTCTATGTCACGATACACAG TGATCATGAAGGTGGTAATGTCAGTGCTCATACCGGTCACTTG GTTTCTAGTGCTTTGTCAGATCCTTACCTCTCCTTCGCTGCTGCTTTGAATGGTTTAGCCGGACCACTTCATGGTTTAGCCAATCAG GAAGTTTTGCTATGGATAAAATCTGTTGTAGAAGAGTGTGGGGAGAACATTTCCaaagagcagttgaaagactATGTTTGGAAAACATTGAACAGTGGCAAG GTTGTCCCTGGTTTTGGACATGGAGTTCTCCGAAAGACTGATCCAAGATATACATGCCAGAGAGAGTTTGCTATGAAGCATTTGCCTGAAGATCCACTGTTTCAACTG GTTTCAAAACTCTACGAAGTTGTTCCTCCTGTTCTTACAGAACTTGGCAAA GTTAAAAACCCTTGGCCAAATGTTGATGCCCACAGTGGTGTGTTGTTGAACTATTATGGTTTAACTGAAGCAAG ATATTATACGGTCCTCTTTGGTGTTTCAAGAGCTCTTGGCATTTGCTCTCAG CTAATTTGGGACCGAGCTCTTGGATTGCCGCTAGAGAGGCCAAAGAGTGTCACAATGGAGTGGCTTGAGAACCATTGCAAGAAAGCGTGA